The Sorangiineae bacterium MSr11367 genome window below encodes:
- a CDS encoding lactate racemase domain-containing protein — MDLKGTQLVGRGSAGEILEPAQVESILHDALTPLTFDGKRVLVVIPDGTRTAPVPLIFRLLCDALTPRTQALDFLIALGTHPPMTEPAIERLVGMPAGERAKRYPQVRIFNHRYDDPESLRTFGTISEKETEVLTGGLLSREVPVRLNRLIGDYDNVILCGPVFPHEVAGFSGGAKYLFPGVAGPEIIDFSHWLGALCTSMATIGVRDTPVRRVIHRAAEFMPCEVLCLTMVLDGDRLHGVWFGAHQDAFVAASELSRELNVLRVPKPFRRVLSMPAARYEDLWTAAKAVYKTEPVIADDGEVIVYAPHLREVSFTHGEWIDRVGYHVRDYFLAQWDRFRDMPWSILAHSTHVRGSGTYDAARSLEQPRIRVTLATGIPEERCRRIGLGYRDPKTVDVADFTDDPDALVVRHAGEKLYRLM, encoded by the coding sequence ATGGATCTCAAGGGCACGCAGTTGGTCGGCAGGGGCTCGGCGGGCGAGATTCTCGAGCCCGCGCAGGTCGAAAGCATCCTCCACGACGCACTGACACCGCTTACCTTCGATGGAAAGCGAGTGCTCGTCGTCATCCCCGACGGTACCCGCACCGCCCCGGTGCCCTTGATCTTTCGCCTCTTGTGCGACGCACTCACCCCGCGCACCCAGGCGCTCGACTTTCTCATTGCCTTGGGCACCCACCCGCCCATGACCGAACCGGCAATCGAGCGGCTCGTAGGTATGCCGGCGGGCGAGCGCGCGAAGCGCTATCCGCAGGTACGGATATTCAATCATCGCTACGATGATCCGGAGTCGCTGCGCACGTTCGGAACCATTTCCGAGAAGGAGACGGAGGTCCTCACCGGCGGGCTCCTGAGCCGCGAAGTGCCCGTGCGCCTGAATAGGCTCATCGGCGATTACGACAACGTCATCCTCTGCGGCCCCGTGTTTCCGCACGAGGTGGCAGGCTTCTCCGGCGGCGCGAAATACCTCTTCCCCGGTGTCGCGGGGCCCGAGATCATCGACTTTTCGCATTGGCTCGGCGCGCTCTGCACCAGCATGGCCACCATCGGCGTGCGCGATACGCCGGTGCGACGGGTGATCCATCGGGCCGCCGAGTTCATGCCGTGCGAAGTGCTCTGCCTCACGATGGTGCTCGACGGCGATCGCCTGCACGGCGTTTGGTTCGGGGCGCACCAAGACGCATTCGTCGCCGCGTCGGAGCTGTCGCGGGAACTCAACGTGCTTCGCGTGCCCAAGCCTTTCCGACGCGTGCTCTCCATGCCCGCAGCGCGCTACGAGGATTTGTGGACCGCCGCAAAAGCGGTTTACAAAACGGAGCCGGTCATTGCCGACGACGGCGAGGTCATCGTCTATGCGCCGCACCTGCGCGAAGTGTCCTTCACCCACGGCGAATGGATCGACCGCGTCGGTTACCACGTGCGCGATTACTTCCTCGCGCAATGGGATCGCTTCCGCGACATGCCGTGGTCCATCTTGGCGCATAGCACGCACGTCCGCGGCAGCGGCACCTACGACGCCGCGCGAAGTCTCGAGCAACCGCGCATCCGCGTGACCTTGGCCACCGGCATTCCCGAGGAGCGATGCCGCCGCATCGGGCTGGGCTACCGCGATCCGAAGACCGTCGACGTCGCCGATTTCACCGACGATCCCGATGCGCTCGTGGTCCGACACGCCGGCGAAAAGCTGTATCGCCTGATGTAG
- a CDS encoding mechanosensitive ion channel family protein yields MPALDLILHNLVALGVALILLMVLGQLLLSGVLHLAGYLFRSPLFGEHNAEAFRKRMKRGTLIAVGVGGLLLFVGAIVLTFVRRRALDLVKVWFGHLGQEDLEAVGLHVAYAVGIVVAAAIAGSLARNGMDLLTKFAERSTLLGSSRELTAEVLSRLRTVLRLGIIWGAASWVSVALGLPPVVRRVVFLASDVLVAFYGCRFLVVLAHLAVDLLFEMSGKLTKLESPLKYLGSLTHLKGITKRSIDYFVYVAAATWVADQFTPDTWFSRAGRVGIRIVAIFYASRVLIEVCLLFINEIFLNKTAGRTSGEIQQRRTLVPVAVGLLRYGIYFSALVMVLREADIDPTPLLAGAGVLGVAVGFGAQAFVGDIVAGFFILFENVLLVGDNVEVSGVRGMVEEIGVRITKIRDESGVLHAIPNGEVRKVANHSKVYVNAVVEVHVPYDEDLTRVRELLETVSSEVLEAELGKRGAGPQAGAHALEIKVHELGQQTVMLRVLARVPPGKDLDISTKLRSRLVDELRSHDMAPKNLPTAALESVKLQIARPAEPVAPAAAEAPGAAVPIFKP; encoded by the coding sequence GTGCCCGCGCTCGACTTGATCCTACACAACCTGGTGGCGTTGGGGGTTGCGCTGATTCTGCTGATGGTGCTGGGGCAACTCCTTCTTTCGGGGGTGCTGCACCTCGCGGGCTATCTCTTTCGCTCACCGCTGTTCGGTGAGCACAACGCCGAGGCGTTTCGAAAGCGCATGAAGCGCGGAACCCTGATTGCGGTCGGGGTGGGAGGCTTGCTGCTTTTCGTGGGGGCCATCGTCCTGACGTTCGTGCGGCGGCGCGCGCTCGACCTGGTGAAGGTATGGTTCGGACACCTCGGCCAAGAAGATCTGGAGGCGGTGGGACTGCACGTAGCCTATGCGGTGGGCATCGTGGTCGCGGCGGCCATCGCCGGAAGCCTCGCCCGCAATGGGATGGACCTGCTGACGAAGTTCGCCGAGCGCTCCACCTTGCTCGGTTCGAGCCGGGAGCTCACCGCCGAGGTGCTTTCGCGCCTGCGCACCGTGCTTCGTTTGGGCATCATTTGGGGCGCCGCGAGCTGGGTCAGCGTGGCCCTCGGCCTTCCGCCGGTGGTTCGCCGCGTCGTGTTCCTGGCCTCGGACGTGCTCGTGGCGTTTTACGGCTGCCGCTTTCTGGTGGTGCTGGCGCACCTTGCCGTCGATCTGCTCTTCGAGATGTCGGGCAAGCTCACCAAGCTGGAAAGCCCGCTCAAGTACCTGGGCAGCCTGACGCACCTCAAAGGGATTACGAAACGGTCCATCGACTATTTCGTCTACGTGGCCGCGGCGACGTGGGTCGCCGATCAGTTTACGCCCGATACGTGGTTCTCGCGCGCGGGGCGGGTGGGAATTCGGATCGTGGCCATCTTTTATGCGAGCCGCGTTCTCATCGAAGTATGCCTCTTGTTCATCAATGAGATATTTCTCAACAAGACCGCCGGTCGCACCAGTGGGGAAATTCAACAACGCAGAACCCTGGTGCCGGTGGCCGTGGGGCTCTTGCGATATGGGATTTACTTTTCGGCGCTGGTGATGGTCCTTCGCGAGGCGGATATCGACCCGACACCGCTGCTCGCCGGCGCCGGAGTGCTCGGCGTGGCCGTGGGCTTCGGCGCGCAAGCCTTCGTGGGCGACATCGTGGCAGGGTTCTTCATTTTGTTCGAGAACGTGCTCCTGGTCGGTGACAACGTCGAGGTGAGCGGCGTGCGCGGAATGGTCGAGGAAATCGGCGTGCGCATCACCAAGATCCGCGACGAATCCGGCGTTCTTCACGCCATCCCCAACGGCGAGGTGCGCAAGGTCGCGAACCATTCGAAGGTGTACGTCAACGCCGTCGTCGAGGTGCACGTGCCCTATGACGAAGACCTCACGCGCGTGCGCGAGCTGCTCGAAACCGTGAGCTCGGAGGTGCTCGAGGCCGAGTTGGGCAAACGCGGTGCCGGCCCCCAAGCGGGGGCTCACGCGCTCGAGATCAAGGTGCACGAGCTGGGGCAGCAGACCGTGATGCTCCGCGTTCTGGCGCGTGTGCCGCCGGGGAAAGATCTCGATATTTCAACCAAGTTGCGATCGCGACTCGTGGACGAATTGCGCTCCCATGACATGGCGCCCAAGAATCTCCCCACGGCGGCGCTCGAGAGCGTGAAGCTCCAGATCGCGCGCCCCGCCGAGCCAGTCGCGCCCGCGGCGGCCGAAGCCCCCGGCGCGGCGGTGCCCATCTTCAAGCCCTAG
- a CDS encoding carboxylate-amine ligase produces the protein MIDGQFTLGVEEEYQIVHPETRELRSYISRILEDGKSVLRERVRTEMHQSMVEVGTSVCPDVNTVRSELVEMRGELDRLARKGGLRIVAASTHPFSDWRVQDITDNDRYHTLVHDMQDVARENLIFGLHIHVGIKDKSVAIALANQVRYFLPHILALTCSSPLWLGRKTGLLSTRSQIFRRFPRTGIPDEFESPQQLQNFTDLLIKTGCIDNGKKIWWDVRPHYLYDTVEIRICDMPTNMRDTIAVTALVQALMAKLYLMYRRNTSWRSYPRSLIEENKWRAVRFGTGARLIDFGQQAERPFSELIPEMVELISEATDIFKTHDHMERILEIAKNGSSAQRQIEVFDKTKDAKHVVDWLMAETMNGI, from the coding sequence ATGATTGATGGCCAGTTTACGTTGGGTGTCGAAGAAGAATATCAAATCGTTCACCCGGAAACGCGTGAACTACGGAGTTATATCTCGCGGATTTTGGAAGATGGCAAAAGCGTGCTCCGCGAGCGGGTGCGCACCGAGATGCATCAATCCATGGTGGAGGTGGGCACATCGGTCTGTCCCGACGTGAACACCGTCCGGTCCGAGCTCGTCGAGATGCGCGGCGAGCTCGATCGATTGGCGCGAAAGGGGGGGCTGCGCATCGTGGCCGCCTCCACGCACCCGTTCAGCGATTGGCGCGTGCAGGACATCACCGACAACGATCGGTACCACACGCTCGTGCACGACATGCAGGACGTGGCGCGCGAGAACCTCATCTTCGGGCTGCACATCCACGTCGGCATCAAGGACAAATCGGTGGCCATCGCCCTGGCCAACCAAGTGCGCTATTTCCTGCCGCACATTTTGGCGCTCACGTGTTCGTCGCCGCTGTGGCTGGGGCGCAAGACGGGGCTTTTGAGCACGCGCTCGCAGATTTTCCGGCGCTTTCCGCGCACGGGCATCCCCGACGAGTTCGAGAGCCCGCAGCAGCTGCAGAACTTCACCGATCTTTTGATCAAGACCGGTTGCATCGACAACGGCAAGAAGATCTGGTGGGACGTTCGTCCGCACTACCTCTACGACACCGTCGAAATTCGCATCTGCGACATGCCGACGAACATGCGCGACACCATCGCCGTGACGGCCTTGGTGCAGGCGCTGATGGCCAAGCTTTACCTGATGTACCGGCGCAACACGTCCTGGCGGAGCTACCCGCGCAGCTTGATCGAAGAGAACAAGTGGCGTGCCGTGCGCTTCGGCACCGGTGCCCGGCTGATCGACTTCGGCCAGCAGGCCGAGCGTCCGTTCTCCGAGCTGATCCCCGAAATGGTGGAGCTCATCTCGGAGGCCACGGACATCTTCAAGACGCACGACCATATGGAGCGCATCCTGGAGATCGCCAAGAACGGTTCGAGCGCCCAACGCCAGATCGAAGTGTTCGACAAGACGAAGGACGCGAAACACGTCGTCGACTGGCTCATGGCCGAGACAATGAACGGCATTTAG
- a CDS encoding M1 family metallopeptidase, with translation MQKLGLSVFGISLAIIGCQAHDATMPPATTSPTAAQPPASTATAEAPPKAPTLRLAETIRPTAYDVALAVVPTEQRFDGRITIAIELSAPSNVVWLNAAGLDVRSATVDGMPAKVLPGGDDFVGIQPQKPLAAGKATLVLDYAGEISRKSSNGLFSQKEGENWYVFTHFEPLDARRVFPCFDEPSFKVPWKIRLKVKRDHMALANTPAVSEKIEGDYKVVQFAETKPLPSYLIAMGVGPFDAVDAGPAGKNRTPVRVIVPRGRGAEARFAKEVSPQVLNELEAYFGIPYPYEKLDVIDVPLIGGAMENPGLITFSQRLILSPPDRETTRFRRAYTSVATHEFAHQWFGDLVTTAWWDDIWLNEAFATWMTSHILEKWKPEWNEKSDRVRTTANAMRSDSLVSARKIRQPIVTKDDAANAFDDITYRKGAAVIRMFENWVGPEVFRAGVKRYLAQYSHNVATADQFLGAVFQGEQAPVAKAFGTFLNQPGVPLVNASLKCDAGAPPKLALSQERYLPLGSEGSAEQKWQVPVCAKYPGAKGEAVACTLLSESRGELALSEATSCPAWVNANADARGYYEVRYEGELLQKMLSDGAKKSLTAPEKVSLLYDLGALVQNGKVSYADVLAAVPKLAGDPSRSVALATVELVAGLRDSEMFPAELRPAYARFIRETYGARASKLGFAARPGEDDETRLLRQSLVSLVADQGEDANLRAQAKKLAVRWLDERKGIDADMVETVLGIAAKAGDRALFDRALAAARKTADRRQRSEILAAMGQFRDPEVVRAALPLTLSDDFDARESSTLLWGAVGSPATRQLAYDFVKQNFDALTARLPRNAGAQLARIGSSFCDDAHRADVESFFRERSTRYMGGPRILAQTVESVKLCSAYRSVQAPNVANFLQKRKL, from the coding sequence ATGCAGAAGCTGGGTCTCTCCGTATTCGGTATTTCCCTCGCCATCATCGGCTGCCAGGCACACGACGCCACCATGCCGCCCGCAACCACGAGCCCCACCGCGGCGCAGCCTCCGGCGTCAACGGCGACCGCCGAAGCTCCGCCGAAGGCGCCGACCCTGCGCCTGGCCGAGACGATTCGTCCGACGGCCTACGACGTGGCCCTCGCAGTGGTGCCCACGGAGCAGCGCTTCGATGGCCGCATCACCATCGCCATCGAGTTGAGTGCTCCGTCCAACGTGGTCTGGCTCAATGCCGCAGGCCTCGACGTGCGCTCGGCCACCGTCGATGGAATGCCGGCGAAGGTGCTGCCGGGCGGCGACGACTTCGTGGGCATCCAGCCGCAAAAGCCCCTCGCCGCCGGCAAAGCGACATTGGTGCTCGATTATGCGGGCGAGATCTCGCGCAAAAGCTCCAATGGCCTTTTCTCGCAGAAGGAAGGCGAGAATTGGTACGTCTTCACGCACTTCGAGCCGCTCGATGCGCGCCGCGTGTTCCCCTGCTTCGACGAGCCCTCGTTCAAGGTACCGTGGAAGATCCGCCTCAAGGTCAAACGCGATCACATGGCGCTGGCCAACACGCCCGCCGTCTCGGAAAAGATTGAAGGCGATTACAAAGTCGTTCAATTCGCGGAAACGAAGCCGCTGCCCAGTTACTTGATTGCCATGGGCGTCGGTCCCTTCGACGCGGTGGACGCCGGACCGGCGGGAAAGAATCGCACCCCGGTGCGGGTCATCGTTCCGCGCGGGCGGGGCGCGGAGGCACGCTTCGCCAAAGAGGTGTCGCCGCAGGTGCTCAACGAGCTCGAGGCCTACTTCGGTATCCCCTACCCTTACGAGAAGCTCGACGTCATCGACGTGCCGCTGATCGGCGGCGCCATGGAGAACCCGGGACTCATCACCTTCAGCCAGCGGCTCATTCTCTCGCCGCCGGATCGCGAGACCACGCGCTTTCGCCGCGCCTACACCAGTGTGGCCACGCACGAATTCGCGCACCAATGGTTCGGTGACCTGGTGACCACCGCGTGGTGGGACGATATCTGGCTCAACGAGGCCTTCGCCACGTGGATGACCAGCCATATCCTCGAAAAGTGGAAGCCCGAGTGGAACGAGAAGTCCGATCGCGTGCGCACCACGGCCAATGCTATGCGCAGCGATAGCCTGGTCAGCGCGCGCAAGATTCGGCAGCCCATCGTCACCAAGGACGACGCGGCCAATGCCTTCGACGACATCACGTACCGCAAGGGCGCCGCCGTCATTCGCATGTTCGAGAACTGGGTCGGCCCCGAGGTTTTCCGCGCGGGTGTGAAGCGCTACCTCGCGCAGTATTCGCACAACGTGGCCACGGCCGATCAGTTCCTCGGCGCCGTGTTCCAGGGCGAGCAGGCACCGGTGGCCAAGGCGTTCGGCACCTTCCTCAATCAGCCGGGCGTGCCGCTGGTGAACGCATCGCTGAAGTGCGATGCCGGCGCACCGCCCAAGCTGGCGCTTTCGCAGGAGCGCTATCTGCCGCTCGGCTCCGAGGGAAGCGCGGAGCAAAAGTGGCAAGTGCCGGTGTGCGCGAAGTACCCGGGCGCGAAGGGCGAGGCTGTCGCCTGCACGTTGCTCTCGGAATCGCGCGGAGAGCTGGCCCTTTCGGAGGCGACCTCGTGCCCGGCCTGGGTCAACGCCAATGCCGATGCCCGCGGCTATTACGAAGTGCGCTACGAGGGCGAACTGCTGCAAAAGATGCTCTCGGACGGTGCCAAAAAGAGCCTCACGGCGCCGGAAAAAGTGTCGCTCTTGTACGACTTGGGCGCCCTCGTGCAAAACGGCAAGGTCTCGTACGCCGACGTCTTGGCGGCCGTTCCCAAGCTGGCCGGCGATCCATCCCGCTCCGTTGCGTTGGCAACCGTCGAACTGGTCGCGGGCCTGCGCGATTCCGAGATGTTCCCTGCGGAGCTGCGCCCGGCGTATGCGCGCTTCATCCGCGAGACCTACGGCGCGCGCGCGAGCAAGCTGGGGTTCGCCGCGCGGCCCGGTGAAGATGACGAGACGCGCCTTTTGCGGCAATCGCTGGTGAGCCTCGTGGCCGACCAAGGCGAGGACGCGAACTTGCGGGCGCAGGCGAAGAAGCTCGCCGTGCGATGGCTCGACGAGCGCAAGGGCATCGATGCCGACATGGTGGAAACGGTGCTCGGCATTGCCGCGAAGGCCGGGGACCGCGCGCTGTTCGACCGCGCACTGGCCGCGGCGCGCAAGACGGCCGATCGCCGCCAGCGAAGCGAGATCCTCGCGGCCATGGGCCAATTCCGCGATCCGGAGGTGGTGCGTGCGGCGTTGCCGCTCACGCTGTCGGACGACTTCGACGCGCGCGAATCGTCGACGTTGCTCTGGGGCGCCGTTGGTTCGCCGGCGACGCGCCAGCTCGCGTACGACTTCGTGAAGCAGAACTTCGATGCACTGACCGCGCGGCTTCCGCGGAATGCGGGCGCGCAATTGGCACGCATCGGCAGCTCCTTCTGCGACGACGCGCACCGCGCCGACGTGGAAAGCTTCTTCCGCGAGCGCTCGACGCGCTACATGGGCGGGCCGCGCATTCTGGCGCAGACGGTGGAGTCGGTGAAGCTTTGCAGCGCATACCGCAGCGTGCAGGCGCCGAACGTGGCGAACTTCCTTCAGAAGCGAAAGCTCTGA
- a CDS encoding amidohydrolase family protein yields MRSSLIPTRLGLCVILSCAALGCGPSTSTPASSPPATGTTPATETAAKAPEARTERRSVVIVSRKSGSSVTTFAPDGAIEMAFEYLENGRGPKMTVRARLAADGTLASFEAKGTRTFGTAIDETFAVAGKRAHWKSTEEQGETEVGAPAFYVPNAQPPEVTALLYAALQKNGGKIALLPDGEARLARSGTFTARAGGKEKRLVAWEITGLSYTPVRLWTEEGGAYFGMVDPGLSSVPEGWEDAIDPLIKAQQEFEKARDRELASRLAHKGPAEGLVFTHARVLDVERKRWLDDHAVTVVGGKIVAVGPTKSTKVPKGAEVIDAKGKALLPGLWDMHAHLAGYHGVMGIASGVTTTRDLGNDPDTLDDLKTRFDDGTAIGPHVLRSGFIEGRGEKAAASKITAETPEEAKQAVEFYEQRRYEGIKIYNSMKPELVPLLAKLAHEKKMRVSGHVPVHMRAEDVVRAGYDEIQHVNMLFLNFFIDKDTDTRTPLRFSLVAEKAPGLDLQSKPVKDFLKLLVEKKTVVDPTVYAFLDLFTGRPGRVADGLEPMVRRLPVQVRREFLIGGLAVPEGKDAQYKEAYGKLLQMVKTLYDAKIPIVAGTDSNHFGLALHLELGLYVRAGIPAADVLQLATLGSAKVMHREKTSGSVAPGKDADFFLLEGDPMAHIEDLRHVNTTVRGGVVYASTPLYEAVGIKP; encoded by the coding sequence ATGAGATCTTCGTTAATACCGACCCGGTTGGGGCTTTGCGTCATTCTTTCATGCGCTGCGCTGGGGTGTGGCCCGTCGACATCGACGCCGGCGTCCTCGCCTCCCGCCACGGGAACGACGCCCGCGACGGAGACCGCGGCGAAGGCACCCGAGGCGCGCACCGAGCGACGGTCCGTGGTGATTGTCTCGCGCAAATCCGGTTCGAGCGTGACGACGTTCGCGCCGGACGGGGCCATCGAGATGGCGTTCGAGTATCTGGAGAATGGGCGTGGGCCGAAAATGACCGTCCGGGCGCGCCTCGCGGCGGACGGAACCTTGGCGTCGTTCGAGGCCAAGGGGACGCGCACCTTCGGCACGGCCATCGATGAGACGTTCGCGGTCGCGGGAAAGCGTGCCCATTGGAAGAGCACGGAGGAGCAAGGCGAGACCGAGGTCGGGGCCCCCGCCTTCTACGTGCCGAATGCGCAGCCACCCGAGGTGACGGCCCTCCTTTATGCGGCGCTGCAGAAGAACGGCGGCAAGATCGCGCTCCTGCCCGACGGCGAAGCGCGGCTGGCGCGCAGCGGGACCTTCACGGCGCGCGCGGGCGGCAAGGAAAAGCGACTGGTCGCATGGGAAATCACGGGCCTCTCCTACACGCCCGTGCGCCTTTGGACGGAGGAAGGCGGCGCGTACTTCGGGATGGTCGACCCGGGACTCTCCTCGGTGCCGGAGGGATGGGAAGACGCGATCGATCCGCTCATCAAGGCGCAGCAGGAGTTCGAGAAGGCGCGCGACCGGGAGTTGGCATCGCGGCTCGCGCACAAGGGCCCGGCCGAGGGGCTCGTGTTCACGCATGCACGCGTGCTGGACGTGGAGCGAAAACGGTGGCTCGACGATCACGCGGTGACGGTGGTGGGCGGGAAGATCGTCGCGGTGGGTCCGACGAAGAGCACCAAGGTGCCGAAGGGCGCCGAGGTCATCGACGCCAAAGGCAAAGCGCTTCTTCCCGGGCTCTGGGATATGCACGCGCACCTCGCGGGGTACCACGGCGTGATGGGCATCGCCTCGGGCGTCACGACGACGCGCGATCTGGGCAACGATCCCGACACCTTGGACGATTTGAAAACGCGCTTCGACGACGGCACCGCGATTGGCCCCCACGTGCTGCGCTCGGGGTTCATCGAAGGGCGCGGCGAGAAGGCCGCGGCGTCGAAGATCACCGCCGAGACGCCGGAGGAGGCGAAGCAAGCCGTCGAGTTTTACGAGCAGCGGCGCTACGAGGGAATCAAGATTTACAATTCGATGAAGCCGGAGCTGGTGCCGCTCCTGGCGAAGTTGGCGCACGAGAAGAAGATGCGCGTGAGCGGCCACGTGCCCGTGCATATGCGCGCCGAGGACGTGGTGCGCGCCGGCTACGACGAGATTCAGCACGTCAATATGCTATTTCTCAATTTCTTCATCGACAAAGACACCGACACACGCACGCCGCTCCGATTTTCCTTAGTCGCGGAAAAGGCGCCGGGGCTCGACCTTCAATCGAAACCCGTCAAAGACTTTCTGAAGCTTCTCGTCGAGAAGAAGACGGTCGTCGACCCTACCGTCTACGCCTTCCTCGATCTGTTCACCGGACGGCCCGGACGTGTGGCCGATGGCCTCGAGCCGATGGTGCGGCGCCTTCCCGTGCAGGTCCGGCGCGAATTCCTCATTGGCGGGCTGGCGGTGCCCGAGGGGAAAGATGCACAATACAAAGAAGCGTACGGCAAGCTTCTGCAGATGGTCAAAACGCTTTACGACGCGAAGATCCCCATCGTCGCGGGGACCGACTCGAATCACTTCGGGCTCGCACTGCACCTGGAGCTCGGACTCTACGTGCGGGCCGGCATTCCCGCGGCCGACGTTCTGCAGCTCGCGACCTTGGGCTCCGCGAAGGTCATGCACCGCGAGAAGACCAGCGGTTCGGTGGCACCCGGCAAGGACGCGGATTTCTTTCTGCTCGAGGGCGATCCCATGGCCCATATCGAGGATCTTCGCCATGTGAACACCACGGTGCGGGGCGGTGTCGTTTATGCGTCCACGCCGCTTTACGAGGCGGTGGGCATCAAGCCTTGA
- a CDS encoding c-type cytochrome has translation MRQRTPALWMIVGFVLVLAMAAAAGGRSSSFAAGALFASYGEPIPGIDAQERARFERGRLVAMRRFAPSEGLGPSYNAASCRACHEKPVTGGGASRYRGVPLEPHSKKTFAAAFEHHFTATSMDPSHARPHAIHLPLPFFGVGLLAEIPAKEIMSRADPSDRNHDGIRGKVNFERGFLGRFGRKAQMATLQGFVRGALFDQMGVTTVPVEPSRLVGKAERDAPVELRTRDADGAADPELLQSDLADLLAFVALLAPPAPEVPTPETRAGEKAFRACGCTSCHVPALRGPRGEVPAYTDLLLHDMGEELADDVVVGEASGRDFRTTPLWGLAAAGPYLHDGRADTVDEAIRAHGGEAARAKHHYALLDEGQRRALLGFLAALGGSHYRGDGLLPKDAPAASPSALGGPLAELPPAEHVRFVRGRDLFDHDFRASEGLGPFFNGDACRSCHFEPVLGGAGPADVDVVRHGFLGTDGVFEAPTHLPRGDTMAHRFGLAREMPFVDGRANLFERRQTPTLFGAGLIDAIPDEAIRGRADPDDRDGDGVRGIVSALPGGKIGRFGWKGQMASLEDFVEDAFTNELGLTKGELANGVFDDVVFFLANLAPPRALASDEGTRGLAVFTETGCAACHTPEARTRNGTAVRLYSDLLLHEVASPTEPVLAQSGAAHAGRAFRTPPLWGVGATAPYFHDGLAETLEQAIVRHDAEAKRSRERYVRLPDDDRAALVTFLRSL, from the coding sequence ATGAGGCAGCGCACGCCTGCACTGTGGATGATCGTGGGGTTCGTCTTGGTGCTGGCCATGGCGGCGGCGGCGGGGGGTCGTTCCTCGTCGTTCGCCGCCGGTGCGTTGTTCGCGTCGTACGGCGAGCCGATCCCGGGCATCGATGCGCAGGAGCGGGCGCGCTTCGAGCGGGGAAGGCTCGTGGCCATGCGCCGCTTCGCCCCGTCGGAGGGGCTCGGGCCGTCGTACAACGCGGCGTCGTGCCGCGCGTGCCACGAGAAGCCGGTCACCGGTGGCGGGGCTTCGCGTTACCGCGGCGTGCCGCTGGAGCCCCACTCGAAGAAGACGTTCGCGGCGGCGTTCGAGCATCATTTCACGGCGACGTCGATGGATCCGTCGCACGCGCGGCCGCATGCGATCCATCTGCCGTTGCCGTTTTTCGGCGTGGGGCTTCTCGCGGAGATCCCCGCGAAGGAGATCATGTCGCGCGCGGATCCGAGCGACAGGAACCACGACGGCATTCGGGGCAAGGTCAATTTCGAGCGCGGGTTTCTCGGCCGCTTCGGCCGCAAAGCGCAGATGGCCACCTTGCAAGGCTTCGTACGCGGCGCGCTCTTCGATCAAATGGGGGTGACCACCGTGCCCGTGGAACCTTCGCGCCTCGTGGGGAAGGCCGAGCGCGATGCACCCGTCGAGCTGCGCACGCGCGATGCCGACGGCGCCGCCGATCCCGAGCTTTTGCAGAGCGATCTCGCCGATCTTTTGGCCTTCGTGGCGCTGCTCGCGCCGCCGGCCCCCGAGGTGCCGACCCCCGAAACGCGCGCCGGCGAAAAGGCATTTCGCGCGTGCGGATGCACCTCGTGCCACGTGCCCGCCCTGCGCGGTCCGCGCGGAGAGGTCCCCGCCTACACCGATTTGTTGCTCCACGACATGGGCGAGGAGCTCGCCGACGACGTCGTGGTGGGCGAGGCGAGCGGTCGCGACTTTCGCACCACGCCCCTGTGGGGCCTCGCCGCCGCCGGCCCTTATTTGCACGATGGACGCGCGGACACGGTGGACGAGGCCATTCGCGCGCATGGCGGAGAAGCGGCGCGCGCGAAGCATCATTACGCGTTGCTCGACGAAGGACAGCGCCGCGCGCTGCTCGGGTTTCTCGCCGCGCTGGGCGGCAGCCATTACCGCGGCGATGGCCTCTTGCCGAAGGATGCCCCGGCGGCCTCGCCCTCGGCGCTGGGCGGTCCCCTCGCGGAGCTCCCGCCGGCCGAACACGTGCGCTTCGTGCGCGGGCGTGACCTGTTCGACCACGACTTTCGCGCCTCCGAAGGGCTGGGCCCCTTCTTCAACGGCGATGCATGCCGCAGCTGCCACTTCGAGCCCGTGCTTGGCGGTGCCGGCCCTGCCGACGTCGACGTCGTACGCCACGGATTTCTCGGCACCGACGGCGTGTTCGAGGCGCCAACGCACCTGCCGCGCGGTGACACGATGGCCCATCGCTTCGGCCTCGCGCGCGAAATGCCCTTCGTCGATGGGCGCGCCAACCTCTTCGAGCGGCGGCAGACCCCGACCTTGTTCGGCGCGGGCCTCATCGACGCCATCCCCGACGAAGCCATCCGCGGGCGCGCCGATCCGGACGACCGCGATGGCGACGGCGTCCGCGGGATCGTAAGCGCGCTCCCCGGCGGAAAAATAGGGCGTTTCGGTTGGAAGGGCCAAATGGCCAGCCTGGAGGACTTCGTCGAAGACGCCTTCACCAACGAACTGGGCCTGACCAAGGGCGAGCTCGCGAACGGCGTTTTCGACGACGTCGTCTTCTTCCTCGCGAACCTGGCGCCGCCGCGCGCCCTCGCATCGGACGAGGGCACCCGCGGTCTCGCCGTCTTCACCGAGACCGGATGCGCCGCCTGCCACACACCGGAGGCGCGCACGCGAAACGGAACCGCGGTGCGCCTCTACAGCGATCTACTCCTGCACGAGGTGGCCTCTCCAACCGAGCCGGTGTTGGCACAGTCCGGTGCGGCCCATGCCGGTCGCGCCTTCCGCACGCCCCCGCTTTGGGGCGTCGGCGCCACGGCTCCGTACTTTCACGATGGCCTCGCGGAAACGCTGGAGCAGGCCATCGTCCGGCACGATGCGGAGGCCAAACGGAGCCGAGAGCGCTATGTGCGGCTGCCCGATGATGACCGTGCCGCGCTCGTGACCTTTTTGCGGTCGCTTTAG